The following coding sequences lie in one Mycobacterium sp. DL440 genomic window:
- a CDS encoding TetR/AcrR family transcriptional regulator, producing MDRTQRRKQEVRERILQAAFDLFLSQGVDATKIEDICARADVANRTFFNHFATRQDMLAALAEQRLLNLQEVLRDRSGEPVPARLIGLFDDIAKTLTESGDTYRELIGAMFATTGLRLPRGYGLHQTFVELVEDGIARGEVTRKHDPRTLADIIVGALVGGVVSWTTEQSYSLDTGMHDLAGALVDLLQAD from the coding sequence ATGGATCGAACGCAACGGCGCAAACAGGAAGTGCGCGAACGCATACTGCAGGCCGCGTTCGATCTTTTCCTGTCCCAAGGCGTTGACGCGACCAAGATCGAAGACATCTGCGCGCGTGCCGACGTCGCGAACCGGACCTTCTTCAACCACTTCGCCACCCGCCAGGACATGCTGGCGGCCCTGGCCGAGCAGCGGTTGCTCAACCTTCAGGAGGTGCTGCGCGACCGGTCGGGGGAGCCGGTGCCGGCGCGGCTCATCGGGCTGTTCGACGACATCGCAAAAACGCTCACAGAATCCGGCGACACCTACCGCGAGCTGATCGGGGCGATGTTCGCCACCACCGGGCTGCGGCTACCGCGTGGCTACGGCCTGCATCAGACGTTCGTCGAGCTGGTCGAGGACGGCATCGCGAGGGGCGAGGTCACGCGCAAACATGATCCGCGCACACTCGCCGACATCATCGTCGGTGCGCTGGTCGGTGGGGTGGTCAGCTGGACCACCGAGCAGAGCTATTCACTCGACACCGGCATGCACGACCTGGCCGGTGCGCTGGTGGACTTATTGCAGGCGGATTGA
- a CDS encoding molybdopterin-binding protein — protein MRLSTRNQLTGKVTEVSIGAVMATVKVKLDGGEQIVTASITKEAVEELGLQPGTPTTVLVKSTEVMLGVD, from the coding sequence ATGCGTCTATCCACCCGCAACCAGCTCACTGGGAAGGTCACCGAGGTGTCGATCGGCGCGGTCATGGCGACCGTCAAGGTCAAGCTCGACGGCGGTGAGCAGATCGTCACGGCCTCCATCACGAAGGAGGCGGTCGAGGAGCTCGGGCTGCAGCCCGGCACCCCGACGACCGTGCTCGTCAAGTCCACCGAGGTGATGTTGGGGGTCGACTGA